Part of the Candidatus Poribacteria bacterium genome is shown below.
CATGGCTCATCAACTTCTGGGCGCGACTTGAAGATGCTGAAGAGGCATACACCCATCTCCAAGCACTTCTGGCGAAATGCACCTTGACGAACCTCTTTGATACACATCCACCCTTCCAGATTGACGGCAATTTCGGAGGTGTCTCCGGTATAGCAGAGATGTTGATCCAAAGTCATGCAGGGGAGATTCACCTACTGCCTGCACTCCCGCAGGCATGGCGCACCGGACATGTCAAAGGTTTACGCGCTCGCGGTGGGTTTGAGGTAGATATGGCATGGGAGAATGGACAACTCACTGAAGCGCGACTTTATTCCACATTGGGGAATGACTGTACCGTCCGAACAACAGCCACTGTTAGCGTGACATGCAACGGACAATCGGTTGATACAGAACAATCGGATTCAGTTCTGACCTTCGGAACGGAGACTGGAAAAACATATATTTTCGCATAAGTCTGTTTATATTGATAAACGCGGTTGATCGCTGTACTGTTTAATCCGTTCGTTCGCCAGTCGAATATACTTCTCCTCAATATCGTAACCGATATAGTGCCGACCTGATTTCAACGCACTCAAACATGTCGTGCCGCTGCCACAAAACGGATCCAAGACAACATCGCCGACGAAGGTATAGAGCTGGATTAACCGATGCGGCAGCGCCTCAGGAAACGGTGCCGGATGTCCGATGCGTTTCGCTGAGACAGACGGAAAACGCCAGACGCTTTTTGTCCATTCTAAGAAATCCTCTTTACAGATTGAATTCTCTTTGCCGTTACGTTTTCGAGAGAAGGAGCCTTTAGAGAAAACGAGGATGTATTCATGAACGTCCCTCAGTACCGGATTCGCTGCTGACAACCAACTGCCCCACGCTGTTGAACTCCCGGCACTTGAGGCTTTATCCCAAATGATTTCACCCCGCATGTGGTAGCCGATCGCCAGCATATCTTCTATGATGTAACTATGCAACGGGATATACGGCTTCCGTCCTAAATTGGCGATATTGATACATGCCCTACCACCGGTGACCAATCTTCTATAGGTCTCGGCGAAAACAGTATAGAGGAGTTCCCTATATTCCGCGAGCGACAGATCTTCGTCATATTCCTTTTTGGCATTGTAAGGCGGGGATGTAACCATCAGGTGGATACTATCATCCGGGATTTCGGACATCTGTGCGCTGGAGGCACAATAGAGTCGATTGAGGTTTTCGGCGGGAATAGGATTCTCTATCCACGTATCAGGTTCCGAGAGTTCCTGATCAGCATAGAGTTTACTCCCATAAAACGCACTGGCATCGTGATTGATTCTTCCAGGGGTACCGAACGCACTGGTCTGAGTCCCACCCTTTCGAGATTCCGAATTTTTGTTATAATTATGTCCCATACCCATTTTCTGCACCTATCTATGTCTCAATACCGGTCCGGACGCCAATAAATAACATCCCGTTTTGGAAACAAAACCGCCAAAAATGCCGAGATTTCTGCGGGGACTGTAGTATCAGAACTTATCTGTTCCCACCCTATTTCGCCAAATAGGAGTTTCCAAAAATCCGCTTCAGATAAGTTCATGTCGAAATCAACTGCATCGGCATCCTCAGGGACGATTTGCAGGGTGCCATCAGCATTATGCCGCAGCACTGCTTGCTGGTCGTTGAGAGCAGGCAATTTGACAGCAAGCAGTGGAAATGTCGCTTTGACATCCGCAATTCGCGATTCCCATCCGACAACAAGACGACGCAAGAACACCGGTAGGTTCACAGCATAGAACATCATCGGTGTTCCCTCTACCCGTGTTAAGGTGCCATTACACTTCTCTACAACGCGTTGCACAAAAGGATGTTGAGACGAGATCATCGACGAAAACGTACAGCTGACTTTCTCAACGCTGTGTGTTTGAAAAAGATGAGACAGAAGCACATCCAAAATCTCCTCCGAATTGTCGGGCATGTATCCAACCTCAAGTACCTCAGCTACTTTTCCACCTAACTGATAATTGAAATATCCACCTAATTCGGAAGCAGAAGTCTCTCCTACTCGGCGCGCGACAACAGTCGGAAGAATACCCCGTAGACGAGAGGGTGCCATATCCCAGTAAGCACGCGTTCGGGCAATAACCCCGCTCTGCTGTTCATTAGCGATGTCGTATAACTTCGCCACAGCATCTAAATCCGTTTCTGGGGTAAAATCGGTTATTTGCCATCCAGGTGGAGTCTCTGCCTCTATTGACGCATTACACATCACAATAGAACTTCGCAAGGGCAAAGAAACCCAACCCAGTTTGCCGTAAAACTCGTCTGGAATGATAGTAAACAAAGCACCTATGTCGTACCCTGTTGCCTTCAAGTACCCAATAGTATCCCGCATGAGAGCGGACGCGTATCCAACACCACGATAGTGGGGATGTGTACAGACACCACCGATGCCCCCCATGGTCACGAGAGATTCCCCGACCCGTATCCGTCGCTCCCAAACGCGCAAAGTCGAGACAACCTTTTCATTCACTACAACAACACGGGTTTGTGACGGACGATAACTGCTATCACCTTGGACATACTGCCAATAGCGTTCATGATCATCTGAATCAAAAGCCAAGCAACTAAGTTCGATAACTTGCTCTAATTCTGATTTGTGAGCTGCTCTAATTTCCATATTTTTAACGATTAAGTTTCTGCTCCGATTTTGCCGTTTTGATCAACAACTCGTACCTTACTCTACTATATTTGGAGCCGAGTTGTTGGTCAAAAAATCGGTTTCCGATAAGCTTTAACAATGCCTGTTACGATCACATTCCTGGCAGGATGAAATTCCACCAGCAAAAGTAATAAAACCACCTTACACAGACTACTGGTTGTGGCGTGTTATTGGCTTCTGTGAAATCTTTACGTTGAATCCACATTATTTTCCTCACCACAACCTTTCAAGTGTTTTTCGTGAATGTATGCCCATTCTTTCGTAAGCACTAATTAACATCCAGTTTCAAATTTGGATTCTTCTCAAGTAAGATATCCAACTGTTCTTTATCTATATTCGGATTCCCAGAAATGTATAAAGACTTAAGATTGACCAATTTTATGAGTGGACTGATGTCGTTAATTCTATTATTCCGGAGAGCTAACTCTGTGAGATTTGTCAAACCTGCAAGTGGATTGATGTCACTGACTTCATTATCTATGAGATCTAACCACGTGAGTCTTATCATATCTGTGAGCGGACTAATGTCGCTGATTTCATTACTCCAAAGATATAATTCTCTGAGCCTTGTCAAACCTGCGAGTGGACTGATGTCACTGATTGCATTGATGCCGAGATCTAACCACGTGAGATTTGTCAAACCTACGAGTGGACTGATGTCACTGATTTTATTATTTGTAAGACTCAACCATGTGAGATTTGTCATATCTCTGAGTGGACTAATGTCGCTGATTACATTACGATGAAGAAATAACTCCGTGAGATTTGTTATATCTCTGAGTGGACTAATGTCGCTGATTGTATTATGATAAAGAGTTAACTCCGTGAGATTTGTCATATCTCTGAGTGGACTAATATCACTGAGTGCATTGGAACCGAGTTCTAATTTCCTAAGATATGTCAATCCCCTGAGTGGACTGACATCCCTGATTGCATTAGAGTCAAGCTCTAAATGCACGAGATTTTTCATATCTGCGAGTGGACTGATGTCACTAATTTTATTGAAGTCAAGTTCCAACAACGTGAGATTTGTCGTCAATCCCGAGAGTGGACTGATATCGCTGATTTCATTACCTGTGAGACCTAACACCTTGAGTTTTGTTAATCCTACAAGTGGACTGATGTTACTAATTTCATTGGAGGCAAGTCCTAATATCTTGAGATTTGTCAATCCTGTGAGGGGTTTGATATTGCTTATTTTGTTGCCTGATAAACCTAATTCCGACAGCCGGGTTGCATGTTCTAAGCCGGTGATATCACGTATCATTTCTTCCGGTGCCGCATCGTTCTGTGTTGAAGCATCCAAAACCGTTAATGTTGTCAGTTGCACCTTCGGAATCGCAGCCTCTGCGGGTAAATAGAGTGCCTCACGCACCCTTTTCGCCAAATTCACATCAGGGAATTCCACTTTTGTGTCCTGTAAAAGATAGTTGCTGATCATTTCCGCAGCAACTGCCCCTTTAGGGGTATCTCCTAATGTTTGGTGAACAATCGCCAGTCTGCCACGATTTCCGTCTCGGACAATGACGGGATCCGCGAAGATCCCCTGAGCGTCCCCAGTACTACTCGCAAAAACCTTTTCAGCAAACCATTCTCCTTGAAGTTGATTCAAAGGAAACGGTCTCATAGATACAAAATTGACTGAACTCGGAGCCAGTTCTTCTCCATCGGCTGTGACAGACATGAAGGGGTAAGGTGGAACATCAGGTGAGTTAGGAAAAAGAGATATAAAAGGATGGTCCATGAGGTTTCTCAAAGCCCCGTGTTCGTTTGTGCCTACGGCTTCCTTAGATTCCGGGGTCCATTCACCAATGACATCAATATCGCTGCTATAACCTAAATAACCAGCGTGATTCAGAATAGTGTCCCCATCCGGTGTTTCAATCCAGTTCTCTGCGACAGACCCATCGGGTTGGATATTTCCCACAGCATAGATCGTGGTAGGGATAACACCATAAAGAATTAAGACATTCACAGCATCGTCTGCGGTTGTCTGAAGCATCCAATCCCTGACGGATTCCTCATTTTTCGTAATTTCTACTTGAATTCCTTTAGAGGCCAAGAGTCTTTTCGTAGTTCCTGCTTCAATTGTTGCGTCCGCTTGTGTTATCCAAATAGTGCGACCTATATAAATCAAAACGTTTGCCGGTTTGTCGGTCAAAACCGGTTTGACCATTTTATTCATCTTGTCACAACCGATAAAGGAGAGCATCCAGCCGATTAAAACAACAATCAATATCCATAGATATTTTCGCACCGTTATATTCCGTAAGTATAAGATACGCTTGAACAAGGCATACCATAGCATCCTGCACAAGCATTCGTTTGGAGTTGTATAGCACATCAGCGGCTACAGTTGACGTTTCGTGTGACGCATATTATACCATAACTTAAGTTGCCATCTAAGCAAAAAGGCAAACCGATCACATAAATTGATATCAGGACATATTTTTATTATTTTTTTAAATAAATTTGCTCTAATAGAGTTGATCATACTTCAATTTGATGTCAAATCGAATCCATCTATGGATTTCAGAATAAAATTTTAGAAATAGAACAACTCATTGCATTGAAAAGATAACGCCTAATGCCTCATTCGGCGTTTGAATCAACTTTTCACACCCTTCAGATGCCTGATCAATCGGGATAATATCCGTAATCAAAGGATTCACCTGAATTTTGCCTTCGGACATCAGTCGTAGCGATAACTCCAAGTTGCGTTGTGTGGGCCACGGAACAAATACCGGTGGGTAATCCGCGCCGTGTTCATAATCCTCGTCGTGGTAGCCGGGTCCGGTACGTGCCGCGCTAATAACGTCTACATTGCCGAGTCCTGCTGCAAAACCGTGCGTAATGCTCGCACCACCAACGATGACAATCCGTCCCACCTTGTGTGTATCGGGGGCAGTCTTTAGCATCGCACGAATCTGCTGAAACGCGCTCGTCGCATCGCCACCGAAGGCGATAATCCCACAATCCATGCCATAACCGTTAGTGAATCCCTCTGCGATGGGAATCGGATCCGTTTCGGATACGTTTACAGCGCAGTGGACCCCAGCGTTTTCGGCGATACCTATTCGTAAGGGTAGTTGGTCTAAACCGATGACATAAGCCCCCGCTGTTTTGGCGATTTGACACGCAAATTGCCCAACGATACCTAACCCAGCAACAACAACGTTTTCGCCGATGCGGATACGTCCGCGTTGCACGGCGTGCAATGCCGTTGCCGCAAGATGAATAGAAGCAGCGTCCTCGTCAGCGACATCATCAGGAATCTTCGCGCATAGATTGTGCGGTACACAAGCATAAGTTGCGTGGAGCGCGTAACCACCGCCCATACCAGCCACCCGATCGCCGATCTCAAATTCGTCGCAATCGCCTTCCATACCGACAACAACACCGGAATTCGTATATCCAAAGGGACGCTGCCTCGCTTCAGCACCTGGATTCTCGCGT
Proteins encoded:
- a CDS encoding site-specific DNA-methyltransferase, which translates into the protein MGHNYNKNSESRKGGTQTSAFGTPGRINHDASAFYGSKLYADQELSEPDTWIENPIPAENLNRLYCASSAQMSEIPDDSIHLMVTSPPYNAKKEYDEDLSLAEYRELLYTVFAETYRRLVTGGRACINIANLGRKPYIPLHSYIIEDMLAIGYHMRGEIIWDKASSAGSSTAWGSWLSAANPVLRDVHEYILVFSKGSFSRKRNGKENSICKEDFLEWTKSVWRFPSVSAKRIGHPAPFPEALPHRLIQLYTFVGDVVLDPFCGSGTTCLSALKSGRHYIGYDIEEKYIRLANERIKQYSDQPRLSI
- a CDS encoding GNAT family N-acetyltransferase; amino-acid sequence: MEIRAAHKSELEQVIELSCLAFDSDDHERYWQYVQGDSSYRPSQTRVVVVNEKVVSTLRVWERRIRVGESLVTMGGIGGVCTHPHYRGVGYASALMRDTIGYLKATGYDIGALFTIIPDEFYGKLGWVSLPLRSSIVMCNASIEAETPPGWQITDFTPETDLDAVAKLYDIANEQQSGVIARTRAYWDMAPSRLRGILPTVVARRVGETSASELGGYFNYQLGGKVAEVLEVGYMPDNSEEILDVLLSHLFQTHSVEKVSCTFSSMISSQHPFVQRVVEKCNGTLTRVEGTPMMFYAVNLPVFLRRLVVGWESRIADVKATFPLLAVKLPALNDQQAVLRHNADGTLQIVPEDADAVDFDMNLSEADFWKLLFGEIGWEQISSDTTVPAEISAFLAVLFPKRDVIYWRPDRY
- a CDS encoding leucine-rich repeat domain-containing protein — translated: MRKYLWILIVVLIGWMLSFIGCDKMNKMVKPVLTDKPANVLIYIGRTIWITQADATIEAGTTKRLLASKGIQVEITKNEESVRDWMLQTTADDAVNVLILYGVIPTTIYAVGNIQPDGSVAENWIETPDGDTILNHAGYLGYSSDIDVIGEWTPESKEAVGTNEHGALRNLMDHPFISLFPNSPDVPPYPFMSVTADGEELAPSSVNFVSMRPFPLNQLQGEWFAEKVFASSTGDAQGIFADPVIVRDGNRGRLAIVHQTLGDTPKGAVAAEMISNYLLQDTKVEFPDVNLAKRVREALYLPAEAAIPKVQLTTLTVLDASTQNDAAPEEMIRDITGLEHATRLSELGLSGNKISNIKPLTGLTNLKILGLASNEISNISPLVGLTKLKVLGLTGNEISDISPLSGLTTNLTLLELDFNKISDISPLADMKNLVHLELDSNAIRDVSPLRGLTYLRKLELGSNALSDISPLRDMTNLTELTLYHNTISDISPLRDITNLTELFLHRNVISDISPLRDMTNLTWLSLTNNKISDISPLVGLTNLTWLDLGINAISDISPLAGLTRLRELYLWSNEISDISPLTDMIRLTWLDLIDNEVSDINPLAGLTNLTELALRNNRINDISPLIKLVNLKSLYISGNPNIDKEQLDILLEKNPNLKLDVN
- a CDS encoding zinc-binding alcohol dehydrogenase, with protein sequence MSKTRKVVVMNEAGRIWTEEQETPAPKPGQLLVEVRASMVSPGTELGGVKRRRENPGAEARQRPFGYTNSGVVVGMEGDCDEFEIGDRVAGMGGGYALHATYACVPHNLCAKIPDDVADEDAASIHLAATALHAVQRGRIRIGENVVVAGLGIVGQFACQIAKTAGAYVIGLDQLPLRIGIAENAGVHCAVNVSETDPIPIAEGFTNGYGMDCGIIAFGGDATSAFQQIRAMLKTAPDTHKVGRIVIVGGASITHGFAAGLGNVDVISAARTGPGYHDEDYEHGADYPPVFVPWPTQRNLELSLRLMSEGKIQVNPLITDIIPIDQASEGCEKLIQTPNEALGVIFSMQ